The DNA region aggaaaaacttgctagaaatataaatgaataataaacaaatgcaaacCTCTTTTGGAGTATCCTTTTTTGTTACTTTGCCTGTCGTTTTGGGAGTCCCTCTTTTGACGACCGCCTTCTCCTACAAATACTTTTAAATTACTTTACTTCCCTATTTTAAGCTGTCAATATAAACTACCTCTTCAGGAACtgcatttgcttttgatttaaTGGGCATTTTTATAAGATATTTTTCCATAACCCGCGTTGCTTGTCCGTTGTCTTTAATGCTTTGTTTACTATTATTTCCCGCCAAAAACATTGAGGGGTATGCACTAGAAATACCTCAGTATGTAGAAATACTGTGACAATCTATATACTGCATTTGACTTTTTCCGCTAATGCTTTAAGCGTTTTATTGGAAGATGCATAACTACTTCTTAGCCAGTCGTATATTCTAACAAAGCAAGATTTAGAAAACAACAGATAAACTAAATTTTTactaaatttttgtttactgGCCTGGTATTTTTGTTTCCGAAACTATAGATACCAAATTGATTTTCCCGCTCAGTTGTAAAGCCATTATCTTGCTCTGGCCACACTTCACTTGAAAGCCgcattattttgtttacatcGCGAAAACTTTGCAAATTCGAACAAAAGTATGTCCTTTGCAAACGTTTCCACGCACTACATATCCGAGAAGGTGGCCAGAGTGCGTTGGCTGccggagcaactgcagcagagCGAACGGTTTGTCACTGGAAGCTGGGACATGGACCAGAACTTCGTGCGCCTCTGGCGGCTCCAATCGAACCAATATGCCACCGCCACGAATTCGGATGTGGACCAGATGCCGCGCTGCATGGACAAGGTGAGAATGGAGGACGATGTGACCTCCATGGAATTCGTGGACATGGACACGCTGGCTGTGAGCTGTGCCGATGGTTAGTATTAGAATAAAGGAATCATACAATCAGCTTTAATAACTATCTCTTTTTTTAATACCAATCAAGGACATCTCAGCGTGTTTAACGTCCAACGAGCTGTGGAGGAGGATCAGATGCAACGTACGTCCCGATCCGAAAGGCTGCACTGCTTCCAACGTAGCCAGGAGCCGGCTCCTTGCACCGACCTCTCTGTTTACGGCACGGATATCGCCACCGCCGGCGAGGATGGGTGCGTAAGCATCGTCTCCGTGGGAAATGTACGCCAGGTGAAGCGACACATTGAGGCGGACAGCATGGCACTGTTTTCCATTTGCTATATCAGCCAGCAGGAATTGGTGACCGCCAATAGAATGGGCGTTATCAGAATGCTGGACGCCCGAGTGGCCACTGAAGCGCAGCCGAAGACCACTTTTATGGTGGCGTCCCAGGATGACAAGTCGTCTAATTTTGTCTCGTCCCTTGCAACGCATCCCATGCAGCAACATATCCTACTTTGCGGCAGCGAAGAGGGTTCCATCACCGTCTGGGATATGCGAAACCTCAACTATCCCGCCTCCTATCTTAGCGCCCACAAAAGTCCTATCAATGAGATTGGCTTTCACCGAAAGGATCCCAGCAAACTGTTCACCGCCGCAGAGGGTGGCGAGGTGTGGATGTGGTCAGAGAACAAAGTTCTGGGATGCGATTCCAACAAGGACGGACACAGTCCCTGGTTGTCGGGCGATCGTGTTCGCTCCCTGGTTGATGTGGAGGGAGTGCTGAGTAACATTCGCAAGTCCATTAACTCGTTCGATGTCCATGGAAGTCGTCTGGTCTGCGGAGGCGACACGGAAGCCGTTTACCTTGTTGATAATATTATGTGAATTGCAAGCTGAGTACTTTCCTTTCTTAAATTATAGGATTTTTCAATTGTTATTGtactaatttgtttttgtgtgtaaaTTAAAGGAAGGCAAATGGTAAACGGATTTCAAAAGGTCATATACTAATTAggtattgtatttaaatttcatatattatttattattttccttgATATACTCAAAAATTGGCTTAAATCAAAGCACCTGTCTTACATCTACATCTAATTTAAGCTTAGGATAACTACATATATTCGTGTACAGGTGTTTATGTGTTTCATGCCTTGGCAATTCCGATTTAAATATTCTCGTTTTGGGTGCTGCTGTGTTGGTTGGTCTTATGAATCGTACTCATATCCGACTTAAATCCTATTTCGTTGGCTAATTTGGAATAGATTTATGCGTGTTTTCAACTACCTTATTTTCTGGATGAACTAACTTGGAATCAATGCATATTAGGCTAGGcgattataataaatatagtATGTATAAGTATGTACAGTGCAGCTCTTAGGCCTACGTTTGTTCGATTCTCCGCGATTTATCAGATTTGTATTGTTTGAGCATTTTTAACTGCATTTGGGTGCGGATCAGGGGAATGAGTATTACATCATTAGGTTCAATTAGGTTTTAATTTATCAGGAACCCAAACTATTTGTATTGCATTTATTATTGGATTATCAACGATAGAGCTACTATTTCCGGATAATTTACTGAGTGTTCCTCCGTTTTGATTCCTCATCTGTATGGGATCCCTCAGCTTTCAGGCCCTAGTAGAATCGTTCGAACTTGGGCGCCTTGTTGAGTGCGCAGAAATAATACCCTGAATAGTTTTGTGTGGCTCCGGGTGGAGTGTAATCGCCGATGCTGTAGTTCCCGTAGTCGTAGTTACCCATGTGGGCgtggtgatgatggtggtgctggtggtgcatGTGGTGGGTGTGCGGGGGGTGGTAATGCTGGAAACCTCCTGCACTTCTTGGCTTTTGTCATGTGAGGAGGCTGTTGCCACCCCCGCTTCCGCTGCCGGAGGACTCTCCTCCAACTCCGGTTCCCCCattgctgccgttgctgttgttgttgccgtggACGCGCATGTGCCGATTCAAGTTTCCCGACTGCGAGAATCTGTTGGCAGAAAAAAAGCAATTAACTGGATGTCATTTTAGGACTGCCCATTGGTGGCTTAATCCATTGTGAAAAAAAGACGGACTGATATACAAACTCAGCCGATAAAGGTTTGAATCTTTAGCATAGCTTCTTAGTAGAAAATTAGTATTTTATGTAACTTATTTCCTTGGagtttattaaatactttatgGTAAATGttgaaataaagttgaaaCCTTTGAAATTAACACACACATTCTTTTTGGTTTCCATTTGTATCAGTTTATAAGAGAATCAgtaaaacaaatgaaattttttttactttttaagaCATCACGGGGACTTTAAAGCACAGCAAAACAATGTCGTTCATTTAGGAATGTGGGAGGTGTAGGTCCCCATCCCGGACTCACCTGAGCAGGCAGAGCTTGCACTGGTAGGGCTTCTCGCCACTATGGATTCGCAGGTGCTTGGTGAGGGTGCTGCTGTCGGAAAAGGACTTCttgcaggaggagcagcggTACGGGCGCTCGCCGGAGTGGGTGCGCATGTGCGTGGTGACGCTGGAGCTCTGCGAGAATCTCCGGTCGCAGATGGGGCAGCGGAACGGCTTCTGACCGGTGTGTGTGCGTACGTGGGCCGTCAGGTTAGCGGCCTGCGAGAAGCTCTTGTTGCAGTCGGGGCATCGATAGGGTCTTTCGCCGGAATGGGTCCGCAGATGGGTCTTGAGCGTGCTGGGCCGAGCATATGTTTTCCCGCACAGCCGGCACAAATTGGGTTTCATCTCGCCGCCACTGCTGCCCTCATCCCCGTCCAGATCCTCGTTGCtatcctcctcgtcctcgaaGGCGGAAAGACTCAAGCCCAGGGCGGCTGCTTGATAGCTGCTGGGACTTTTGTGGGGCGGTGTGTATCCCTGATTGTTCACCCCCGTGGGGTAGTAGCCAGCCAAAGAGGAGTTGGCCGGCGGCGACGGCGACTCCTTTTCGCCCACTGTTAGCGGCGGCAGGGAACCCAGACCCGTGGGAGCAGGTGCTCGGAAATCCGCAGTAAAGGAGTACGTAGCCGAGGCGGGATAGTGACCGGGACTCAGGAGCGGTGGGTATAGCACATTTACCGcggccgctgctgctgccgccgagGAGGAATTACTGGGTGGCGTCCAGTTCATCTGGGAGCACTGCATCGGTACTCCGCCGGCATCCCCGGCACCGTAGCCATGGTGCATGGTCATGTTCATGCTGACGTTCACGCTCATGCTGGGATACATGGCTGCcgccggaggaggaggtggtggagcCGTTCCAGAACTGGTTTCATAGTAGCAATTGGCAGAGTTGGCCACGCCAGGACTACCATTACTGCCGATATTGTTGCTTTGGAGTAGCGAGTTGCCTACGTGCGATGCCTGGACCTGGGattgctggtgctgctggtgttgctggtgctgcgagTGCATCTGGGCGTGGTTGTGGGAGTTCGGCGAGATGAGCATCTGGTGGGGATGCACTGTGTAGGAGAGCGAGGCGGCCTGGTGCGGATTGCCGGCGGCAAAGTTGTAGGATGCGCCGCAGGGCGAGAAGGGGAACAGGCTGGGCAGCGGATCGATGTCCAGCGGCGGCAGACCGGGAAACGTGGAAGCCATCTCGTCGGTGCTCCAGTAGCCGTGATTTCCTGAGGACCCTCCTCCGGCACCGTTGGTGCTGCTCCCGTTGCCGCTGCTCGCCGGCGGTGTGGTGCTGATCTGGATGTGGCCGCCACCgatgcccacgcccactccaatCGTCGGATCGAAACAGCCGCCGCAGTCGAAGTCGCTGCTGGTGAGCGAGGAGATGGGCAGGGCGGTGTTGCCCTGGCAGGATAAGCAGCCGACGCAGGAAGCGGCGCACTCTTGCTGCAcgagcggaaacggaagtggagATTGAAACCGGTTATGAAATAAATGCAgctaattttaataaatatttaaaatatttttacgcAATTATAcaattatgtaaatttaaattgtattattttgaaattactTTTACtgaatattacaaaaaaaaaaaaacacttttctagtgggaatttaatttaacttaGTAATCTTCCTGATAGATAAAACGCTATCggataaaaatttaatataatattttcagaACGACAACAAGAGAGGTTTATTGAAACAAATTTGTGCATACAAATGATatacaataaaaatgattaaCTTCTTAGTTAGTACAAAACTGTCTGCTTTTTTTTAGTTACCGATATAGCAAATTTAAATAGCCACAATTTATGTATTGAGTTTAATCTCCTGGTCAGGTATATCACAGATTTCAGCTAACTTCTTGCCACGAAACAAGCACAACCGAACGCTCAGAGATTTCCGGAGATATTAATGCGAAATCGAAAAGGATTCCAGGACTCACCTGCGGGCTGTCCAGCGCCAAGCCGAACAGGGGATTGTTGGGAACATAGCCCGTCTCTGGTTCCACAGGACCGCCGTTTGAGACATCGCACGATATGTACATAGCTCCACCCTCTTGATCTTCCAGGGAATCTgcgcagccaaaaaaaaaccgtgAAAATCACTGGAAGTACTCCAGAGATGCTCGACTACAGCGCGTATCTCATGGATAAATTTTCGAGCCATGACAACCACTGTGCACAGGCTCCGCCCCTcaagacacacacacaaatatacAAATCGAGAGCGATACAAATGCCACCGCCATTTGCTTTGCTCTCTCGACTCGCGATTTTCCATCTGTGTGTCGCCATATGCGCTGTATCTGCATATCTGTGCAAAGGTGCTTCTGATTCACTCACCCAGAATTGTGTTCAGGAGTTTGGAACCCTTATATAACAATCCCATGACATGACTCCAGTTCTGGAACGTTTGGGTTCAACAGTCGCGCATTTGTTTCTGCTTTTTCTACGCTTCATCTTGATGCGTTAATTTCCAGCTGCAAGGCAAGGACGGCACACTATTGGTAAACTCTTTTCTAATTCGCTTacttaagaaattttaattaaaaagtaacCAATCGTCGAAAATTTCAAAATCCGCTCTTTTTAAATTCAATGTTTTAACGtcgaaaatcaattaaaaaaattacattcaaatattttttgtcaATTTGTCAACTGTAGGTTTTTCTTATCTGAAGAAATATGGATTCCAATTTGGCTATACAGATGAATCAGAATTGTGAGACATTAGCATTTTGATTAAACTGCTGTAAGATTTAAGAGATGCGTCTTAACACAAGTTTCCTTTTTTGCTGGGACTAAaagatttatatttaaattataataagatctattatgaaaaatgttaacTCTCTTGAAGTGACAAATCGGGAAAATAACTAACCAATTTAAGCATATATACAATTAAAGctaattctttttttatgAGATAAAAATTTGAGTTTTTATATCCTAGCCGAAACATCGTAaggacatttttatttgctagTTAGAAATTAAGAATATCTTTGCAGTTATCAGGTTtgatttgaaatatttaagttttattttgtttgttttttttagaataaTCCTGGTTCAAATCcttgttattttaaaaacatttaatatcCAGCAAtacacatttaaaatatatatttatcagATTTTATGTTGCTAGTTCCGTTTTTTAATCACATTTGCACTCTTAACCATTTTCACCTTCTGAATAGATCCACAAATGGCATGATACCAAGATCACCGATAGAATTTCAACGTTTTCTtgcaaaatttttaaatttctttgtAACTTTTTTTCGAAGATTTATCATTTACTGATTTCAACGCGACAATAATATCACACGATCGTTGTTCTCAAGTTAGAAATTTATATGGTGCCGTTGTGCAAGTTTTGAGTTTTCGAGTTGAGTGCGGGGCAAGAAGCGACTTTTGGCGAGGAGCATAAGACGGCGACTAATTGTCAGTTTCAGTTCGAGGCACCTCGGCCCAAAATCGACTGATATATCGGATTGGCAGAGCGGCAGCAAAGCGACAACTACAGAGGAAAAGGCAGGGCGCAAAAAACATACTTACTTAATTATAAACAAGCGACAAAGGGCGCAAAAGACAACGGCAACAatctcgctcgcactcacACTTTCAGTCGAATATAATGACACAAGTACGCAGCACTACACACTCGAGACCCTTGCTCAAAGCACCCCTCCCTTACTGAACCGATACCaaaccataccataccataccataccataccataccatacccaTACCAAGCCACACCGCACTATATCCCATGCCCACTCCAGAGATCCATCCAtccaccaccacaacaacgCTGCCGTCATCGCTGTCGGCCAGCCAATGCGCTCCGTCTGCCGGCTTTTGCGGCTACTACCCCTCTGCTGCTtccacgtccacatccacatacTCATCCATAGCCAAAGCCACCCTCCTCCTCATCCGATCCCGCCCAGTCCGAGATTCAGGCCCATTCATACGTGGCCAGCTACATCGGCAGCAGTTTTCAGTAGTTTTTATTTGTCACCCAATATCTTTACAGCTCGACACCAGATACCAATGAGACGGGGAGAAAAAAggtacacttaaaaaaaatacattaacAAGCTGAATGCTATCTAAAATGTAACACTATGACAGTCCCAATATTTGCTTCACTTTAAAGATCAGTATCCGCATTTCATTGCTACATGATGTACCTTACCCCTAAAGACTCGAAATATTCACAACCGCAGACTGCCGTCAAATTCTTTGCAGGATAACAAATAAACCCACCCAACGTTTATCCTGTAATATAGCTATGAGATCAATTTTAGTTGCTGTAATGCTATCAAACATAGCCAAAAACTAGAAACGCTTACGACTATTTGGATTACCTAAAAGGTACTGTAACATCATTGcaacataaattaaaagtacTATTAGGACAATATAATTAAAGTATGCCCCATTTTCATTGATGCATTAATAATTAAGATCAAATAAATGCAAGCAGTGTAAAGTACACCCCATTTTAAACTAGCaattttctcccagtgcaaAGGCTCTCCGGGGCGGACGAGGGAGGGGCAGTTGGAACGGACTTGCCAACCATTGATCGTCTTCGTCGGCATTCTGCTTCCTTCACTTCATTGTTTCGTGGTTAAGTGAGGCAGTCCATCGGGCCAAGTCGGCCGGCAACCCCCTGACTGCTTCTGTAGCTTGTATCTAGGTATCTGGCCGTGTGTATCTGCTTCTGTTGCGagtatctttgtatctctaTCTCCGGTGCTGATTCTCAGTTGCAGCCCGGCCAATGACGACTGTCTATCGATCGATGCTCTTGTCGCCGGGCCGACAATCATGAATAGTTTGAATGTTATTTGATAGTTCGATTTGTGGTTGTAGCAGAAAAAGCAGGGAATAAATCACAGGCCAGATGGAAAAGCAAAGGGAAATTATGAAATACATTTGTTAAGTCCAACCCGGCTATATTTAGCTAAGATATTACATTCAGTGTGGATTAGAGTCCCCAATTTGGATCGATCCCCTGCCGATCGAGAAGGTTCACACGCCCGAAATCGAATTAGCCAATCGGCTAAATAAGTTGAGTGCAAAGGCTTGATCGGCAGTATTCGCATAGGTATCGAGCTATATCCCCCATATCGCCTTACCTTATCGATGGGAATTTCAGGTCAAGCCCAGCCAGCGTCGTGTGTGTTAAAATCAGATCCACAGTCTGATCAGATCCGAAcccgttttcattttttactTCGGTTGGGTATCGGTTTCATGTCAACAACTTGGCTAAGGACATGAGCCTGTCTCTGCTGCCGATTGTCAGAATGGATTAGAATCCGCTCCTTGAGCTGGTAGCTGGTAGCCAGGCAATCCCCGGGTATCAATAACAATTAGGCGGATTCCTCTCAGGTCGTGCGTTCAGGTGTCAGCTGATCAAACTGCTTCCCTTCTCCCGATTGACCGCAGCCGAATTCGAGATTTGCTACAAATTAAGCTGCAGGGTAAATATATTCGAGCAACCCCCTCTCTGAAGGACCTGTTATCACACCAGCCCATCAACCACCTTATCTTCGCACGTGGAATTGTTTGCTAGAGGCATCATTGGTAGCttatgtttgttttgcgtATTTCAATTGACAAACAATGGCAGGACATGATGCTGCCCATTCCTCCCTGCGCTTCCCACGTTGCCACCAGCAACCAGCTAAGCAAATTTCACTTATTTTCATTGTGCACTTCGTGTTCGAgtacatttcatttcattccaTTTCTTTTGCCTTCGCCGGTCTGTATTCCGCTGTGAATTGGCGAGGTTTCTAAAATCAATGAAATACTTTTCGGGCTGCACCGATGGGGCTTCTCCTGGTTTGGGCTGCGCCTTGCTTTTATGCTGCCACTCAAGTCATTCAACATGTTAATGCCAATCGGTCATATTAGATGCCTTGCCGGCTAAAATGAGATGGCCAACTTGGGTCAACTGGATGGGGGCTGCCTAGTCAATCAGAGATGTCTAACAAATAATTGCCATTAGGCTTTCTTAACTTTGATtctttttgaaatataaacaagaaagaacgctatagtcaagttcgccgactatctaatacccgttactcagctagtggaagtgcgaagaagagtcttcaacactgacagtttttggcggtttgtgggcgttagagggggcgtggcaaaaagttttttggcaaatcggtagaaatttacaagactaatacaaaaatgaaaaaatatcaaaacatttttcaaaagtgtgggcgtggcagctttgggtggtttgtgggcggttgtgggcgtggcaaaaagtttttggcaaatcgatagaaatttacaaaaccaatacaaaaatgaaaatatatcaaaacatttttcaaaagtggcagctttgagcggtttgtgggcgttagagtgggcgtggcaacatgaatcaacgtgtgtctatgtctctgaagtctgtatgcttagtctcaactttctagcttttgtagttcctgagatctctgcggtcatacggacggacagacagacggacggacatggccagatcgactcggctattgatcctgattaagaatatatatattttatatggtcggaaacgcttccttctgcatgttacatactttacaaCGAAAAAGTAAAAACCTTATAAACAATTACTGGGGTTAGGCTGTAAGAAAAACCTCAGTCCGtttcttatttaatttgaacTTAAGAACCTTTAACTATTCTAAAACTAATTATGAATAAATTACCTTTCATTATAAATTAACATATAGAAATTATCTAAAGCAGAGCGTTAACGGGAATAACTGGATTTAAGTAGCAAACTTATGTTTCTATACATATCAATACTCGCCTAAAAGTCGGAACTAAACCAAATTCTTCGATAGGCACTTTGACTTGTCAATTTACATTTGCTAGGATATATCACactctttctttttttaataattttttgttacTAGGTTTACTGAGAGGCTCCTTTATCTTGTGAATAAACCCCCCAATTGATATGACCACAACTGCAGTGGACTCTATGGTTTCTATGATGTGCCATGACTTAGTGGGAACTGTAGTGTcctggaactggaactggagtACTTGGGACATCTGCGAGTGCAATCGGGCCGATAACCGACGCCCCCGCTCCTAAGGAGAGTATCGATGACCGCGTGACAGGCGCAGCCGTTGCTAGTTGACATTTGCTGGACAGGATGGGGAAGTACGAACCGCTGTCCTGACAGCTGGACGAgtcgggatcgggatcgggatcggaatCGGGACTGTCGCATAACCCACTTCTTATTAAAAACCTAAGCCAGCTTATTAAATGCCCGCGACTTATTAAAAACGCTGGGGGAGAAGTAGATATAAGTACGGTCGAAGGACTCCCCCAAGGAAAGGAGACAACTACTTGAATTACAGCTCAACTTGGCCACAACAATGTCTTTTCGTTCTTCTGGATGTGAGTACACTTGAGTGAAGCGcgccaaattgaatttgtaagGCGATACTTtctggaaaacaaaaacaaaaggggGTTTCAGTACCAGAAGGGTTGATTGCCGGTACATCTTATCAATAAAGTTGCTATTCTAGAGGACAGATACAAGCCAATGCATCAATGCAGCAATAAAAACGCactctttgtttgttttttatgagGGCATCACTTCCGCAAACAAATGCTGTGAGAAGTCCCGATTGATGATCTATAGGTTTCTCACAGTAGCGAATTAAGGGGCGTTTGGTCCTTCAATTATCTGCGGTGCCGCACGCTCCGCTATCTTTAATGCCATTTTGGCGAGCCGCAAATGATTATCCTGTAATCCCTTggataaatattaaatttcaattacgCCATTTAACATATTATTAGCCACCGGTCGGCACTATCATTATCAACATCATTGGGCAAGTCACGTGCCGTCGAGGAGCTGATAGCCATCTTCGCAAAAGCGAACAACCGCAACCCTCCATTTCTGCAAATACAGGAGTGGTGACAGCCCGCAAAGGATGCGACTGCAATTTTATCAGATTATTCATATCGGCGGAGTCCCCCGGGAGTCCTCCTGCCATCCACCCCTCGGTCCTTCTCAACAGGTGAGTGAGTACGGCGAAACTTTGTGTGAGAATTTTTCGGCCTTTCCCGATTCTGCTCCCCTCTCCATTTGTATCGAGTTACCTTGCTTCACCCGATTGGCGCTGTGATTTGTCGTTCCCGACAATTCtcatgaaattaatttaaaacgaTGTGTCCAGGATGGATATCAGCtgaattaaaacaattaatcAAGATTCAGCTCATTTCTAGCCCAAATGTTAAGATTTAACAGCCATTTGTGGGTGCTGTTATAGGTTACAGAGTCTGTTAGTTTTTAGGGTGAAAGTACTtctatttaaatgaaattaatagaaagaggttttaaaaataaaacaagagagaacgctatagtcgagtacCCCGACTATCTAGTGAGAGTGCGCAggagagtcttccacactgacagttgtTGGTGGTTTatgggcgttaaagtgggcgtggcaaaaaggtttttggcaaatcgatagaattaGAAAtagactaatacaaaaatggaaaaatatctaaacatttctcaaaagtgtgggcgtgtcagcttccggcggtttgtgggcgttagagtgggcgcggcaaaaagttttttggtaaatccataaaaaattataagactaatacaataatgaaaaaatatcaaaacatttttcaaaagtgtgggcgtagcagctttgggcggtttgtggacgttagagtgggcgtggcaaaaagttttttggtaaatttatagaaaattacaagactaatacaaatatgaacaaaatatcaaaatattttttaaaagtgtgggcgtggcagttttaggcggtttgtgggcgttagagtgggcgtggcaacatgaatcgacaaacttgcgctgcgtctatgtccctggagtctgtatgcttagttttaactttctagctttagtagttcctgagatctcagcgttcatacggacggacagacagacggacatgtccaAATCTACTCGgctattaatcctgatcaagaatatatatactttatatgatcggaaaagcttccttctgcctgttacacacttttcaacgaatctattataaccttttactctacgagtaacgggtataaccAACTCTTTGTTAGTCAgctattttatttgttaatttccGGCAACagaattattataatgaaaaagcgcaaaatttaattatgtatataaatcatttttattgaGAAAACTTAGGCTACAGTAAACTCCTCcttaaaaacaagaaaattaaatCAGTTAATTGTGCACTGGCTCTCAACCGCGAACACCCATCTAGATCTTGGGATCCTGGGGCGTGAGCTTGGCGATCTTCACGGACTCCTCCCAGATCTTGAGACCCTTCTCCTCGTCGAGGGCAGCGGCATTGAGAGTGGCCTCTTTGCAGTCCATGTAGTATTTTCCAGACACATTGGCCACCTCATCGGATGTGGCCAAGTAGATAGTGGTCTGGGCTCCGGCCTTGGTGGTCTTGAAGAATCCCTTGGTGATGGCCATCATGGGCAAGTTGAGGGGGAAGGGGACATTGCGCCAAATGCCCGAATCGATCATGCCGGGATGCAGGAAGTTCACCGTCACCTTGGTGCCCTCCAGCCTCTTGGCCAGCTCCCGGGCGAAGTAGATGTTTGCAAACTTGGACACGTAGTACAAGTAGGCAGCCGGGAAGGTGCCGATGGGGTTGAGCTTGGCCAGGTTAACCGAAGACAGGCGGTACAGCTCCGAGGCAACGATGACAATGCGAGCCGGCGCGCTCTTCTTCAGCACATCGATGAGCAGGTGCGTCAGCAGGAAGGGTCCGTAGTGGTTTGTGGCCATGGTCAGCTCCACGCCATCCTCACTCGTCTGTCCGCGGAAGGCCAGAGCCATGCCGGCATTGTGGATCAGCACATCGATCTTGGGCTCGGTCTTCACAATGTCAGCGGCGAACTCGCGGACGGACTTCTGGGAGCCCAGATCCAGTTTCTTGACTAGGATCTTGTTGTTCTGCGTCTCCTTGACAATTTCATCTGTGGAaaatttacaattaattacaaaattcgatttaacttattttaatTCATCGTGTTTAATACAACCCCATCAAATTT from Drosophila santomea strain STO CAGO 1482 chromosome 3R, Prin_Dsan_1.1, whole genome shotgun sequence includes:
- the LOC120453404 gene encoding retinol dehydrogenase 14 isoform X2, whose product is MEGKTVIITGANSGIGKETAKDLAGRGARIIMACRNLETANAVKDEIVKETQNNKILVKKLDLGSQKSVREFAADIVKTEPKIDVLIHNAGMALAFRGQTSEDGVELTMATNHYGPFLLTHLLIDVLKKSAPARIVIVASELYRLSSVNLAKLNPIGTFPAAYLYYVSKFANIYFARELAKRLEGTKVTVNFLHPGMIDSGIWRNVPFPLNLPMMAITKGFFKTTKAGAQTTIYLATSDEVANVSGKYYMDCKEATLNAAALDEEKGLKIWEESVKIAKLTPQDPKI
- the LOC120453064 gene encoding nucleoporin Nup43; its protein translation is MSFANVSTHYISEKVARVRWLPEQLQQSERFVTGSWDMDQNFVRLWRLQSNQYATATNSDVDQMPRCMDKVRMEDDVTSMEFVDMDTLAVSCADGHLSVFNVQRAVEEDQMQRTSRSERLHCFQRSQEPAPCTDLSVYGTDIATAGEDGCVSIVSVGNVRQVKRHIEADSMALFSICYISQQELVTANRMGVIRMLDARVATEAQPKTTFMVASQDDKSSNFVSSLATHPMQQHILLCGSEEGSITVWDMRNLNYPASYLSAHKSPINEIGFHRKDPSKLFTAAEGGEVWMWSENKVLGCDSNKDGHSPWLSGDRVRSLVDVEGVLSNIRKSINSFDVHGSRLVCGGDTEAVYLVDNIM
- the LOC120453404 gene encoding retinol dehydrogenase 14 isoform X1, which gives rise to MGFIFGWLSTEHYVRDIFLMTSVAAIVATLMSIRFYLRITAGRCFTETKMEGKTVIITGANSGIGKETAKDLAGRGARIIMACRNLETANAVKDEIVKETQNNKILVKKLDLGSQKSVREFAADIVKTEPKIDVLIHNAGMALAFRGQTSEDGVELTMATNHYGPFLLTHLLIDVLKKSAPARIVIVASELYRLSSVNLAKLNPIGTFPAAYLYYVSKFANIYFARELAKRLEGTKVTVNFLHPGMIDSGIWRNVPFPLNLPMMAITKGFFKTTKAGAQTTIYLATSDEVANVSGKYYMDCKEATLNAAALDEEKGLKIWEESVKIAKLTPQDPKI
- the LOC120453063 gene encoding protein glass, which codes for MGLLYKGSKLLNTILDSLEDQEGGAMYISCDVSNGGPVEPETGYVPNNPLFGLALDSPQQECAASCVGCLSCQGNTALPISSLTSSDFDCGGCFDPTIGVGVGIGGGHIQISTTPPASSGNGSSTNGAGGGSSGNHGYWSTDEMASTFPGLPPLDIDPLPSLFPFSPCGASYNFAAGNPHQAASLSYTVHPHQMLISPNSHNHAQMHSQHQQHQQHQQSQVQASHVGNSLLQSNNIGSNGSPGVANSANCYYETSSGTAPPPPPPAAAMYPSMSVNVSMNMTMHHGYGAGDAGGVPMQCSQMNWTPPSNSSSAAAAAAAVNVLYPPLLSPGHYPASATYSFTADFRAPAPTGLGSLPPLTVGEKESPSPPANSSLAGYYPTGVNNQGYTPPHKSPSSYQAAALGLSLSAFEDEEDSNEDLDGDEGSSGGEMKPNLCRLCGKTYARPSTLKTHLRTHSGERPYRCPDCNKSFSQAANLTAHVRTHTGQKPFRCPICDRRFSQSSSVTTHMRTHSGERPYRCSSCKKSFSDSSTLTKHLRIHSGEKPYQCKLCLLRFSQSGNLNRHMRVHGNNNSNGSNGGTGVGGESSGSGSGGGNSLLT